CTACATATGTTGATGTCAACAACGATGGCATCCTTTGCATTGGAGTTGGGTGGTACTCGGACGAGGGTATCAACCTTGTTATGGAAAGAGATTATGAGATGGATGGGAAGCTCAAAGAGGTGCGATGCAAATCGGAGGTTAGGAGAAGGTGGCCTGATCCGCTGCCCTTGTAAATTCACTCTGGAAGATTGGTTAGTAGTGTCAAGAACAACTATGGCTTGTATGTTTGTTCAGAACAATCAAAGCTCTTCTTGTAAGAGAATGTTCATAAGTGTGACATGCAAATAATACTTACGAGATTCCAATCTTCCAAagaaaattgaagttgttgccTTGAAATTAAAGTTGCAAGTTCACTCCTATGATTTTTTCCAACATTGACTTCAGTCAAGTCTTAACTATCACCAACGTAGAGCGATCAATCCAGATTATTTCCAACATTGACTTCAATCAAGTCTTAAACTATCAGCAAAGTGGAGCAGACGATCTCCAACATTGACTTCAGTCAAGTCAAGTCTTAACTATCGCCAACGTAGAGCGTACGATCCGAGTTTAGAGAGCATGTTGGACTGAGAAATCCTACGTAACCAAAGAAACAGCTAGTTTTATTAGGTTCCTTATCAACTCTTCAAGACATAGGTGCTTTAGCGTTATCACATTCATATCAGGTGAAACTGCAAAGTACATAAAAATCTTCCTCAACATTCATACTTCCTAGTTAAACTAATCTTCAACATCCCTATTCTTTATTCAACATCCATATTGCAACGAAGCTCGCGTAACGAACCTCCATttccaaaaacaaagaaaccagTACATTCAAATAACCAGTAGATTCGTTCCAGAAGTCAATGCTAAACAATCATGTTGAACTTAAAACTAGACATTTACTGTATCGTCTGCAACCATGCTCCAAACCAGTAAGCACTCAGCAAAAATTGAACTAGCACCGATCAAATGTTTACAAATACAAATGATCACAACCATACACCAGCAAGATTGTTCGTCTAACTAAGGCAACTCTCAAATGGCAAAATCTGCATGTAAAATTACGGAAATGAAAGAAACCCAGCAGCTTTGGATGCACATGGTAGAGCAGGAAATTGTTTCCTCATTAGATAGGCTTGATCTTGAAGTGAAGGGAGATAagtgaaaaaacaaaacacttCAAATCCTGCAACCACATCAAATGCCAATAACAATCTGTGTAAGAATGTGTGGAGAAGTATGATACTGGAAACCTTGAAACACTACCAAACTGCCATTGCAATAAATCCAACTAAAAGAAAAACTGAGCAAAAGAAGAAAGTTCCATTTCAAAGGATTTAAAATGCATGTGGAAACAACCagaaaaaatgagaaagaaacaCAGATCACCTTCGTCCAGATTAGCAGTGAACTTTTGGCATCATGATAAACATCCTATCTAAACAAGATAACGCCAAACAATATAAATATGCTTCCTTTTTCTGAATGTCAGCACCTTAAGAACTAGAGTAATCTCATGTATATTTTGTCATATCAACAAGTTAagcaaataaatttatttttttacattatGTAAAGCCATCCAACGTGACAGCTTTTCTGGCTTTTCGTCAGCTCATATGCTGAGAGCCTGAGATGAAAACTTGCCAGGTGCAAGCCACTACGCAATAGCATTAACAAAAGATGTAGCCAACATAGCCCTCTATTATTCAGAACAACAATCTGCCAGAATGAAGGAATTCTTACTCAGCAACTGCAACCAAAGCAAATGAACTCAAAGGTGTTTGAGCACTTTTATAGTATTAAAATTAGATGATGCAATAACATTTTTTAAACATTCATAAAAGAGTTCTATTTATATGAAGTCATTTCATACTTCTACCAATTTTGTTAGAAGGATCACATTCAAATTATTTGCAAAATGCAACTCTGGTCAACTTATTCTAACTCAAAGATGTTActctttataaaaatataaagagGGTCAGAGCAGTTCCCACAGGAATTACCTAAGAAATCTCtagacataattataattctttCGGCATTTGCAAGTTGAATTTCATGGATATGCATATCATATTATCATGTCAAATTCTTATTCAACCTTCTCTGCTTTAAAATGGAAGGATGTCAGCCCAAGGGACCCCAAACAAAATGGATGTATAAAACAGCCTAATCTAGGTGGTACCATGCAAGCAGTTATAATGGAAACAATTACATCACATCCCCTATTATCCCCCAATTAGTCAATAAATTGATTAGCATAATCTCTAAGATTCTTTCATATTTACCAAGAATTCATATTAACAGGTACAAAGGAAGAGAGGGAATTAAATTCAAGTAACCCTCTTATCAGCTTCATGATATTCGAAGAAATAAAAGTTCTTTTAGAATGTAAACGGAATAAGATTCTGTATAACAATTCATTTCAAGAATGTTGAGAAGTATTGTCctgtcatacaaattctataATAGTTTTCGTATAATCAAGAAGAAAACTATCATCACATATGGGAGTTTTAGCATATATTCTCTAAATAACACAGAATCGCGCCATAGAATGATACATAAGCGAAAAACCACAGACGTCAATGAAGAAGAGTTCATACAAAGCTGACCTGAACAAGATAATAGAAAATTCTAAGGCCCTCAGGATCCTTGCTACTCTGAACATCAACAAGCGAGCCAATCTTAGAAGTAGTGAAGGAGATATGCTCGTTCCCCATCACAATTTCCAGCTCTTGCCTCCCCACCCGGTCCGGCTCTGGCCAGTTGTTGTCGTCTTCCTTCATAATCTGTATTTCAGTGATGTTAACCATCAAACTAACTGAAAAACCATAAAACCTAGCAAAAATCTTCAGGGACAGACATACTAACCTCACTTTCGGTGATAATACGGCGGCACTCCTTGAGAACGGCGGGGGTGAGGAAGACCTCCTTGCGGATCATTGTGTCGTTCTTGTAGTTGGAGTTGTTGGCATATCGGAGCTTTCCGTCGGGCCTGAACTCAAACTCCAAGAACTCGTGCCCGAACTTCCCCTTGTGCCCGACGTAGTATCTCAGGTAGAACTCTCCGTTATCGTCCTCCGCtgccattctctctctctcgctctctctgcGAAATTTTGATTCCAATGGAGCCCTTGCTATGTAAAGGATCCAGAATGTTATTATCCAGTAAAACCCTTAAGAGGCCCAATTAAGTGGGCTTCAAGCCTGACAGCTTAATAGAATGGAacataagcccataaaatatTGGGCTGGGCTGGTGCATCTCTACAGCTGAAATTTTCACGTGAAAACAAGCAGTTGAATTGTGATAACATTTTCTTAATTTAATATCTCTGTTTCATTTCATTTAGTTATTTTCTGATAAAATAGTAACTCATCTCACTTTTCATTTAACATTTATATGAGGGTTAGTTGAGAATACTTTTATCTACCAACAAGAGTTGATTTGGTTGATaatcgactgggttaggcatatgtatgCCCAATATTCGATTTCAACCACAAACGTAATTCTCtgcggtatttaaaaaaaaaaaaagaatatttttaTCTCATCAAAacctagtgttttttttttattttttaaaggcccacaggccacacacacgctaagccatgcccgaggggcataaagccaccacaacggatggaaaactacccaaatctcaaacccCCTTGTGAGAATAGAACTTTGGCCCTCAAGGTCCTAGGCAGACAGTCtaaccaaccaggctatctcccattctcatcAAAACCTAGTGTTATATATTCATTCAGGTGCGATGTAGGTAATTTTACGGACTCTGCTTTTTGAATTGTTCTGAAATTGTGATGAGAACCAAGGAAAGACAAGTCCTAGTTAGTTTAGTTTTCTATATTATTAGTATCTACTTCCAATTAATATTTGTTTCGTATTTATATTCTTGTTGGTATTTGCTTTTAATTTGTTTAGCTTAAGAGTTGGATTTCTGTTAAGGTATAAAGTAGTTTTCTATATAGTTTTGGTCTTCTAGTTTGAGTAGGTTTTCGGTTATTTGCTTTTGCTATATAAGTCAATAGAGTTGTACTTATTTGaatcaatcaaagaaattaaacaaaaattgagAGATTTCTCTCAACCCAACCTTGTTCTTAATTCTGTTAAGATCAAGGTTTTCATCAAATTGGCCCCACTTGTTCAAAAAACAGTGGAGTC
This sequence is a window from Tripterygium wilfordii isolate XIE 37 chromosome 8, ASM1340144v1, whole genome shotgun sequence. Protein-coding genes within it:
- the LOC120004104 gene encoding protein mago nashi homolog, whose translation is MAAEDDNGEFYLRYYVGHKGKFGHEFLEFEFRPDGKLRYANNSNYKNDTMIRKEVFLTPAVLKECRRIITESEIMKEDDNNWPEPDRVGRQELEIVMGNEHISFTTSKIGSLVDVQSSKDPEGLRIFYYLVQDLKCFVFSLISLHFKIKPI